Proteins from a single region of Lampris incognitus isolate fLamInc1 chromosome 16, fLamInc1.hap2, whole genome shotgun sequence:
- the LOC130126473 gene encoding F-box only protein 30-like: MESLHSHCLKCVNRRCMIRPETGVSCDLIGCPLVCGAVFHACKVEEHRLLCPYERVPCLNSGFGCPFSVARIKMAEHLETCPASVVCCTMEWNRWPVSYADRKSYENLSKDFDDVEQLDMALALQDQRMLLESLKVTTTVSKNGEKQMEESEKMAAASGVAETQLSNGTVDMEQEPYNDLYAASVETSRSLVAALDILTNSKDVDVFVGNVNGENPKNRALHSGENGDFAAEDVKNVDMKESDSDSDCELGAVGGVDSDVGIDGEEDDITWVEQSDFVELFVEPEKDNVICDQIDDSSLVRPEMPYHSMPVVVPVPPEPQPVPLSPPMPFLLPDQLRNNLLQHLPIELGYRCLERKLQNVDFLRGMSVFTFNGRRALLSDPYLFRAKMEDKAVDTSDLEVADDPMGLHGIDLITAALLFCLGDSPGGRGISDSRFVDGYHIDFGTQTFSFPSAILATNTMVGDIASASACDHASPQLSNPSPFHTLRLDLVLECVARYQTKQRSMFTFVCGQLFRRDEFSSHFKNVHGDIHAGLNGWMEHRCPLAYYGCTYSQRRFCPSVQGSRIIHDRHLGSFGVQLGLPCKNEDILSKNTCSFDTKCDHVSSLPFEVLQHVASFLDGFSLCQLSRVSRTMRDVCASLLQMRGMVVLLWEKKKLADGSTSWQITDKVWRFSTAFGTVNEWKFANIASMADHLKKCQFNTIARREEAVPLPCMCFTRELTKEGRCLRSVLKPVA, encoded by the exons ATGGAGAGCCTCCACAGCCACTGCCTGAAGTGCGTCAACAGAAGATGCATGATAAGGCCAGAGACGGGGGTTTCCTGTGACCTCATTGGCTGTCCTCTTGTCTGTGGAGCTGTCTTTCATGCATGCAAAGTAGAAGAACACCGTTTACTGTGTCCATATGAAAGGGTGCCTTGCCTAAACAGCGGTTTTGGATGCCCGTTCAGTGTTGCCAGGATCAAGATGGCAGAGCACCTAGAGACGTGCCCGGCAAGTGTAGTGTGTTGCACCATGGAGTGGAACCGGTGGCCCGTGAGCTATGCCGACCGCAAGTCATATGAAAACTTGAGCAAAGACTTTGATGACGTGGAGCAGCTTGACATGGCCTTGGCCCTGCAGGATCAGAGGATGCTGCTGGAGTCCCTAAAAGTGACGACTACTGTATCAAAGAATGGAGAGAAGCAAATGGAAGAaagtgagaagatggcggcagcATCTGGTGTAGCGGAGACACAGCTGAGCAATGGAACAGTGGACATGGAACAGGAACCTTATAATGATTTGTATGCTGCCTCCGTGGAGACTAGCAGAAGTTTAGTAGCTGCCTTGGACATCCTCACTAACTCCAAGGATGTTGACGTATTTGTGGGAAATGTAAATGGGGAAAATCCCAAGAACAGAGCTCTTCACAGTGGAGAAAATGGCGATTTTGCTGCTGAAGATGTGAAGAATGTAGACATGAAGGAGAGTGACTCTGACTCGGACTGCGAGCTTGGAGCCGTCGGTGGGGTGGACAGTGATGTGGGGATAGATGGGGAGGAAGATGACATTACCTGGGTCGAACAGAGCGACTTTGTTGAGTTGTTTGTTGAACCTGAGAAGGACAACGTCATCTGTGACCAAATTGATGATTCCTCCCTTGTCAGGCCAGAGATGCCTTACCATTCCATGCCTGTTGTTGTACCAGTGCCCCCGGAACCACAACCAGTACCATTGTCACCTCCCATGCCCTTCCTGCTGCCTGATCAGTTAAGAAATAATTTATTACAACACCTACCAATTGAATTGGGGTATCGGTGCCTGGAGCGCAAGTTACAGAATGTGGACTTTCTTCGAGGAATGAGTGTGTTTACCTTCAATGGGCGACGAGCTCTGCTGTCAGATCCTTACTTGTTCCGAGCTAAGATGGAGGACAAGGCAGTTGACACTTCTGACTTGGAGGTAGCGGATGACCCCATGGGTCTCCACGGCATAGACCTCATCACTGCTGCTCTTCTTTTTTGCCTCGGGGATTCACCAGGTGGTCGAGGAATCTCAGACAGCAGATTTGTTGATGGCTACCACATCGACTTTGGTACTCAAACCTTCTCTTTTCCCTCGGCCATTCTGGCAACCAACACCATGGTGGGGGACATCGCCTCAGCATCTGCCTGTGACCATGCCAGCCCACAGCTCTCCAACCCCAGCCCTTTCCACACCCTCAGGTTGGACCTGGTGCTGGAGTGTGTGGCCCGGTATCAAACCAAACAGCGCTCAATGTTCACTTTTGTGTGTGGACAGCTGTTCCGACGGGACGAATTTTCGTCCCACTTCAAAAACGTCCACGGGGACATCCACGCTGGGCTCAACGGCTGGATGGAGCACCGTTGCCCCCTGGCCTACTATGGTTGCACCTACTCCCAGAGGCGGTTCTGCCCATCCGTGCAAGGTTCCAGAATCATCCATGACAGGCACCTTGGCTCATTTGGTGTGCAGCTGGGCCTACCATGTAAAAACGAGGACATCCTCTCGAAGAATACCTGCAGCTTTGACACCAAGTGCGACCATGTGAGCAGTCTTCCATTCGAGGTTCTCCAGCATGTAGCCAGCTTCCTGGATGGCTTCAGTTTGTGCCAGTTGTCCAGAGTATCCCGCACCATGAGGGACGTGTGCGCCAGCCTGCTGCAGATGCGTGGCATGGTGGTTCTGCTGTGGGAGAAGAAAAAGCTTGCTGACGGGTCTACATCATGGCAGATAACAGACAAG GTGTGGCGGTTCAGCACCGCCTTTGGGACGGTGAACGAGTGGAAGTTTGCCAACATTGCCAGCATGGCCGACCACCTCAAGAAGTGCCAGTTCAACACCATTGCGCGGCGGGAGGAGGCAGTCCCCCTGCCGTGCATGTGTTTCACCAGGGAGCTCACAAAAGAGGGGAGGTGCTTACGCTCTGTCCTCAAACCAGTAGCATGA